The DNA region CGCAGTGGGCCTGATGGCCGCGACACTCCTCGCCGCCGGCCTCGCCCTGACCGGCTGCAGTGCGCCGTCCGATGCCCCGGACACGTCCTCGCCGGGCGAAGCCCCCGCGCAGGAGGCGTTCACCATCGGGCTGCTTCTGCCCGATGAGACGTCCACACGATACGAGACGCAGGATCGACCGCAGTTCGAAGCCGCCGTGAAGGAACTGTGCGCCGAGTGCGAAGTGCTCTACGCCAATGCCGACCAGGACGCGGCGAAGCAGCAGCAGCAGGCGCAGTCCATGCTCACCCAGGGCGTGAAGGTGCTCGTCGTCGACCCGTGGGACGGCGTCGCCGCGGCCAGCATCGTCAATCAGGCCAAGGCGCAGGACGTCCCCGTCATCGCGTACGACCGGCTCATCCAGAGTCCTGACCTGGCGTACGTCATCTCGAACGACTACACCAAGGTCGGAGAGCTGCAGGGACAGGCCCTGGTCGACAAGCTCAAGAAGGACGGCGTGGACTCCGGCGGCGTGGTCATGCTCAACGGGGCCAGCACGGACAACAACGCCGTCAACATCCGCAAGGGCGCATCGGACGTGATCGAGGGCGCCGGATACCAGGTGCTCAGCCACATCGAGACGTGGGACGGACCGACCGCGCAGCAGTTCGCGGCATCGCAGATCTCGAAGTTCGGCGACCAGATCAAGGCG from Microbacterium soli includes:
- a CDS encoding sugar ABC transporter substrate-binding protein, translating into MKITARHSAVGLMAATLLAAGLALTGCSAPSDAPDTSSPGEAPAQEAFTIGLLLPDETSTRYETQDRPQFEAAVKELCAECEVLYANADQDAAKQQQQAQSMLTQGVKVLVVDPWDGVAAASIVNQAKAQDVPVIAYDRLIQSPDLAYVISNDYTKVGELQGQALVDKLKKDGVDSGGVVMLNGASTDNNAVNIRKGASDVIEGAGYQVLSHIETWDGPTAQQFAASQISKFGDQIKAFYSANDGNAQAAISAMNAAGMALVPTTGLDATLASIQSILAGQQYMSVYNSFAGEAQQAAKVAIQLANGEKPDATAEVNGIPAFLQQPQAVTIDNIADTVIKDGVYTVDEVCTSQYAEACAANGIQ